ACTGACGCATTACCAGGTGAAAGCTTTTCTGCCACCATTACGACCATTGAACCGGCGGTTAATGCCTCTACGGGATTGATTGATCTTCAAGCCACGTTTGAGCCGGAGGAAGGTAAAAAATTATTATCCGGTATGTTCGCCCGCTTACAAGTTGCCTTACAACCAGAAACAAACCAAATTGTCGTGCCTCAAGTTTCCATCAGCTACAATATGTATGGAGAAATCGCTTACATTTTAACCGCACTTTCTGCAGAAGATAAAACCAAATTTGCTGGAAACAAAAATGTAGATAACATGTATCGTGCTAAACAAATTACCGTCTTTACCAAAGACCGACAAGGCATTTATGCTCAATTAAAAGGTGATGATGTTAAAATTGGCGATATTATTGTAACAGGCGGTCAACAAAATATCGGCAATGGCAGCCTTGTTATTATTTCAGACAAGCAAGGTGTCGGCACAACCGAACCTACAATAAAAACAAATCTTTAATATTTAGGACTTACTGAATGAAATTTACAGATATATTTATTCGACGTCCCGTTCTCGCAATTTCACTTAGCTTGCTTATTATTATTTTAGGCTTGCAAGCCATTTCGAAATTGGCTGTACGTGAATACCCTGAAATGACAACAACCGTCATTAATGTTACGACAACTTATGCCGGAGCGGACGCCAGCCTAATTCAAGCATTCGTTACCTCAAAACTAGAAGAAGCGATCGCTCAAGCGGATAATATTGACTATATGTCATCTTCCAGCCGAGCCGGTTTTTCTAAAATCATGGTAAAAATGAAATTAAATACGGATCCTAATTCAGCGTTAGCCGACGTATTAGCAAAAGTCAACTCCGTTCGCTCTGAGTTACCATCAGGAATTGACGATCCCAAAATAGTCTCCTCCACAGGAGGATCCGGGATTATGTACATTAGTTTCCGCTCCAACAAATTAGATGCCAGCCAAGTGACTGACTACATTGAAAGGGTTGTAAAACCGCAATTTTTTACTGTTGAAGGGGTGGCTAAAGTAGAGGTCTTTGGTGCGGCACAATATGCGTTACGCATTTGGTTGGACCCACAAAAAATGGCGTCGCAAAATCTCTCTGCCTCACAAGTCATGGCAGCATTATCGGCAAATAACGTACAAACAGCCGCTGGGAATGATAACGGTTACTTTACCGTCTATAAAAATAAAGTGGAGACGACCACTAAATCGGCTGCACAATTAGAAAATCTCATTGTGCATTCACAAGGCGGTAAACTTGTCAGATTACGTGATATCGCAACCATTGAGTTAAATAAAGAAAGTGATGATAGTCGCGGCGTGGCGAACGGCGCGGATTCTGTTGTGCTTTCAATTGAACCCATTTCATCAGCAAACCCACTGACAGTAGCAGAAAATATCCGACCGCTCTATGAAAATATTGTTAAAAATATGCCTGACAGTATGCAATCAAAAGTGTTGTACGATAGAACCGTTGCGATTAATAGCTCCATTGATGAAGTGGTCAAAACCATATTAGAAGCAACAGTGATCGTATTGGTTGTTATTACCTTATTTATCGGCTCACTTCGTGCAATTATCATCCCGATTATCACAATTCCAATCTCGCTAATCGGCGTAATCATGTTGTTACAAGCCTTTGATTTTTCTATCAATCTGATGACATTATTGGCTTTAGTTCTCGCAATAGGATTAGTGGTTGATGACGCTATTGTGGTATTAGAAAACGTTGACCGCCATATAAAATTAGGCGAAACGCCATTTCGTGCAGCAATTATCGGCACCCGAGAAATTGCAGTACCGGTTATCTCAATGACAATAGCATTAATGGCAGTGTATTCACCAATGGCATTAATGCAAGGGATTACCGGCTCCTTATTTAAAGAGTTTGCGCTAACGCTTGCCGGTGCAGTCTTTATTTCTGGTATCGTTGCACTAACGCTTTCGCCAATGATGTCCAGCAAGCTATTAAAAGCACATACTTCACCATCAAAATTAGAGCAAAAAATTGAATCTGTATTAGGTAAAGTAAATCGCACCTATGAATATATTTTAGGTCTGGTCATGTCAAACCGAAAATGTATGATTGCTTTTGCCTTCGTCATTTTTGCTACCCTACCGGTTTTATTTAAATCCCTCTCAACGGAATTAACACCAACCGAAGACAAAGGGACATTCTTAGCGATAGGTACAGCACCGTCTAATGTAAATATCGACTATATTCAAAACGCCATGCATAGTTTTGAAAAAATCTTGGAAGCAACAGATGAAGTACAATTTTCGCTCGTAATTTCTGGGATACCAAATACTAACCAATCTTTAAATATCATCACATTAAAAGATTGGAATGATCGACAACGCACCCAAAGCCAAGTGATGGCAGAATTAAATCAAAAAGCAAAAATGATTCCAGAAGTTGCTATCAGCGGATTCGCGTTCCCTGAAATTGAAACCGGTGAACAAGGAACCCCGATCGGCTTTATCATTACCACTGCAAATGATTACAGCGAATTAGCTAACGTTGCTGATAAATTCTTAAATGAAATGAAAAAATCAGGCTTATTTGTGTACAACTCGTTAGATTTAAAATTTGACACTGCACAAATGAAAATAACGATAGATAAAGAAAAAGCCGCCACTTATGGCGTGACAATGAAACAAATTAGCGATACCCTAGGCAGTTATCTTTCTGCGGCAACCATAACACGGGTAGATATTGACGGTCGTGCATACAAAGTGATCTCTCAAGTCAAACGTGATGACCGCCTTTCTCCAGAAAGTTTAAAAAATTATTACGTCACTGCAAGCAACGGTAAATCAATACCGCTTAGTAGCTTAATTAGCATAAAATTAGAAACTCAACCTAATTCTTTGCCTAAATTTAACCAACTAAACTCCGCGGTATTAAGTGCTGTTCCTGCGCCAACCAGCAGTATCGGTGATGCAATGAATTGGATAAAAGAAAAAGTACCGGAAATGTTGCCACAAGGCTATTCATATGATTTTAAAGGCGAAGCAAGACAATTGGAGCAAGAAGGTAATGCCTTGGTCATCACCTTTATCTTAGCGGTCATTATCATTTTCTTGGTTCTCTCCATTCAATTTGAATCTATGCGAGATCCTTTTGTCATCATGATTTCCGTACCACTTGCGGTTAGCGGAGCATTATTATCCTTGAATTTATTTAGCTTCTTCGGCGTAACGGGAACAACATTAAATATCTATTCCGAAGTAGGGTTAATTACTCTCGTAGGGCTCATTACCAAACACGGTATTTTAATGTGTGAAGTAGCAAAAGAAGAACAATTAAAGCATGGCAAAAATCGTATTGACGCGATTATTGAAGCAGCCAAAGTGCGGTTACGCCCAATTTTGATGACCACCGCCGCAATGATTGCCGGTCTCATCCCGCTATTATACGCCTCCGGCGCTGGTGCGGTTTCCCGTTTTAGTATCGGCATTGTAATTGTCTCTGGGCTGGCTATTGGTACCTTATTTACGCTATTCGTATTACCGGTCATCTACTCTTATGTCGCAAGCCAACATAAGCCACTACCGGAATTTGACGAAAGTATAAAACCGCTAACCTCGGATTCACATCATTAAACATCAGCCAAAGTGCGATTGATTTAATCTGCCCCCAAAAGTTGAACTAACACCAACGGATTAAAGGGCAGATTTTTTATGGCTAAAAATACAACTAAACTTCAAATAACTATGTCGAGAATTTCTATTTCGAACCTCACAAAAATCTTCCGTTCATACTTCATCATTTCAATTTATCCGATAGGACCGTTAGACGAGGGGGTACTCAAGTTTTATTGAGGCGTTGTCTAAGGGATTCAAAGATAAATTATAACCACATAGTGATTATGGATTACTACATAATTAGTTTATTACTCTACTTGTACCTTACTACGAAGGTGGTTTTTTATTTTTTGTAAATATCTATATACACTAGGTTCGGACATATTTAGTATTCTAGATACTGAAGAAATAGAGCCTTTTATATTAAAAATGCCATTTAAATAAAGCTGTTTTATATACTTTTCCTTTTGTTCAGAATTAAAAGTGTATTTTTCGTCATGTATTCCTGTAATTTCTTCGACTAACTCATCTACTGATTGACTCAAGTTCTCCAAAATAAAGTCTTGCTCTGTTCTCTCTTTTGATAAATCTAAGTCATTTTTGTTAAGGGAAGAGTGTGATGTAAAGATACTTTGCAAATTCTCTAAATGAATTAGATCACCTAAAACTTTTTGCATTTCAGTGTTGTCGTAATTTATACATAACAATCCTGTTAGCTCTCCATTCTTGTCTTTTATAAAAAAAGTGGAACCGAGAACAGTTTTTTTATCTGCAATAAGCGCTTTATAACCATGAACAAAATCTTTGTATAGATATACCTTGTCTTGAATTAATTGGTTTGCAAAAGCAGTTAGGGGGGAATCTAATGTTCTGCCACTAATATGATTATTATGTATCGCAGCAATATAAGTGCCTCTCTTAGAAATGACGTGATATACAACTTCGTACCGTGGACCCAATGCAGTTCCTAAAAAACTAACTAACTTGGTATAGAAAGTCTTATCTGTATAAGTTTTCATGTGCTATCTCTTTTTAGTTGAAATAAGAAAAATTCAAAATATATATTGATAATATTTTATCATTTTGATAATTTATTATCAATCTGGTTGTGTGTAGATTAAAGAAAGTTTCCTATTATTACCAATAAGAGGAGGTAACATTATGATTGGACTTCTTTTTTCGTTACTATCCATTGCATTGCTTATATTTCTTCTTTACAAGAAAGTAAATGCTCAAATGTCACTATTATTATCAGGGATCGTATTACTTATTTTTTCCTTGGTATTTCAATCTCCTTTAGTCGTAAATTTCTTACAAATTAATGGGTTAGATTTCCTAATCTTGCAAGAAAAACCTATTTTATCAGAGAAGCAATCTCTCCATTTTGGTTTATTTGATCTATTTCAAGTAATTAATACCAAAATGTCTTCAACGTTATCAGGACTAGGATTAACATTGATGGCAATTGCTGGTTTTTCAGCTTATATGGATCATGTAGGGGCTAGTTATGCCTTGTTTAAAGTATTTGAGAAACCATTAAAATCCATAAAATCGCCTTATGTATTACTCATACTATCATTTGTTATTACTCAGTTTATAGTTATTTTTATTCCGTCTCATGCCGGCTTAGCATTATTATTAATGGTTATGATGTATCCTATTCTGGTCAGAAGTGGGGTCTCTAAACTCTCTGCGCTTTCAGTGATTGGTACATGTCAGTTCATTGATCATGGTCCAGGTAGTGGCAATGTAATCTTAGCAGCACAAACGGCGAACATAGATCCTGCAACATATTTTGTCTATCACCAGCTCCCTACTACGATTCCAATTTTAATTGCTGTTGCGGTTACTAACTTTTTTGTACAGCGCTATTTTGATAAGAAAGAAGGGTTCGTTTTTAATGCTGAATTAGTTGAAAAAGAGTTGAGTGAAAATGATAGTTCAGTACGTAACGTTCCTAAAATGTACGCAATTTTACCAATTATTCCCCTCATATTAATTCTTGGTTTTAGTAAGATTTTTGGTTCTCAAATACAAATGAATGTACCTGTAGCTATGCTTATTTCAACATTTATTGCTATTTTCTTTGAAATTATATACAGAAAAAGTGTATTTGAACCTCTTGATTCTATTATGATTTTTTTCAAAGGAATGGGAAATTTATTTGTAATTACTGTTAGTTTGATTGTTTGCGGGCAGGTTTTTGCAACAGGTTTAACATCCGTAGGTTTTGTAGATGCTCTGATTGATTATGCCAAAAATTTTGGATTTAATGCAATTGCAATCATCATTTTTGTATCAATTCTCTTAGCTGTATCTGCGTTTCTAATGGGATCGGGAAATGCGGCTTTCTTTAGTTTCGCACCATTAATACCTAATATTGCCAAATCTTTTGGTATTGACACTATCACAATGATTGCGCCAATCCAAATTATGACAGGTTTTGGAAGATGCGTAAGTCCGATTGCACCAGCAATTATTGCTGTAGCTACCATGGCTAAAGTCAGCCCCTTGCAAGTTGTTAAGCGCACAGCAATTCCAATGTTAGTCGCCGGAATTGTAAATCTAATTTGTACCTATATTTATATTTAGGAGATGACACATGAAAAAAGATACTAAATTAATTCACTGTGGTAGAGGTGATCCGTCGTTAGAAGCCAGATCAGTTAATCCTTGTGTTATGAGAGCATCAACCATTTTATTTAAAAATCATGACTCTTGGCAAAAGTATAGAGAACTTAGAAAAACAGAACGTGTTTTAAGTTATGGTGCTCGAGGAACAACGACAAATTTTGAATTAGAAAAATTAGTTTGTGAATTGGAGGGAGGATATAGGGCGCAGTTATTTCCTACTGGACTTGCTGCATTAGCAATGGTTCTATTAAATTATGCTGAAAAAAATGCTCATTTTTTGATTACCGATGGAATTTATGGTCCTGTTAGAAGTATTTGTGAGAATTTTCTACAAAAACTTGATATTGAAATTGATTTTTTAAAAGCGGATGCAAGTGATGTTATACAAAAAATAAAACCTAATACAAAATTAATTTTATGTGAAAGTCCCGGTTCCATCTTATATGAAATCATTGATTTACCTAAACTGTGTCATATTGCACATCAACATAATATTCCGGTTGCAATTGATAACACATATTCTAGTGGATATTTACTTAATCCACTTTCATTATGTGTTGATATTTCAGTAATTGCTGCAACAAAATACCTTTGTGGGCATTCAGATGTCACTATGGGAATTGTTGTTGTCAATGAAAAAGAATGGAAAAATTTTAATAAACTTCCAGAAATGTTTGGGTTCACAGCAAGTCCTGATGATGCTTATTTAGTCTTAAGAGGAATGAGAACATTGGCTGTCAGAATGAAAGCTCATGAGCAAAGTGCCGATAAGGTGGTCTCATTTTTGAAAACAAGATCTGAAATCAAAAATATATTTTACCCTAAGTTAGATACACACCCTAACCATGATGTCTTTATACGTGATCATAAAGGTACTAACGGTATGATTACTATAGAATTTACTAAAAATATATCAAAAGATTCCGTGATTAAATTCATTGATAGTTTGGAGTATTTTTCTATTGGGGCTAGTTGGGGCGGTTATGAAAGTCTTGCAACTCAAACAACTCCACCTAGAACAGAAACAGATTTATCAAATTGTGGTTATTTTGTTCGTTTTCATGTTGGTTTAGAAGATCCAGAAGATCTGATTAAAGATATAAAAAATGCACTAGATATGTTGCAATAAACAGGGGGGAAATATGATTAGCGTTTTTGACATGAAATTATTGGAAGATTCTTGGAGTACAGCTGAGATGAGAGCTGTATTTAGTGAGAGTAATCGAATTCAAAAGTGGCTAGACGTTGAAGTAGCATTGGCAAAAGCTCAAGCTAGTTTGAAAATTATTCCACAAGAAGCCGCTGAAGAAATTGCTAAGAAAGCTTTTTTCGAAAATATGGATATGGATTTTATTTTCAAGGAATATAAGAAAACCAAACATCCTTTAGTACCTACTATTAGAGGTTTGGAAAAAGCTTGTGAATTTGGATATGGAGAATTTGTACATTTTGGAGTCACAACCCAAGACATCATAGATACAGGTCTAGTGTTACAACTCAAAGAAGGGATGACAATAATAAAACGGGATCTTAAAGAAATAGCAGGTTATTTGCTTAAGTTATCTGAACATCATAAAAATACGCCAATGATGGGACGGACATTGGCATTACAAGCCTTACCTATAACTTTTGGACATAAAACTGCTATTTGGTTGGATGAAATAATTCGGCATTATGATCGAATTTTAGAGTGTGAGAAGAGATTATATGTTGGTTCTATTGTAGGTGCTGTTGGCACTAAAGCAAGCTTGACAGAAAAAGCAAATGATGTTGAGAAATTAACTCTTGATAATTTAGCCTTAGAAACACCGGATATTTCGTGGCAACCTGCAAGAGATAGATTTATTGAGTTAGGGTATGTTCTTTCGAATATAAATGCCACATTTAATAAGATTGCTCATCAAATATTACTTTTATCACATAATGAAATTAATGAAGTACTAGAACCATTTATGTCAGGACAAGTGGGAAGTTCAACTATGCCACATAAAAGAAACCCTGCTGTGAGTGAAAATGCTGTTACAGTAAGTAATACATTAAAGGCTAATTTTGCAATTTTAAGCGATATTGAGCGTCACGAGCATGAAAGAGATGGACAAGTTTGGAAAATGGAGTGGAAGTTATTGCCTGAGATTTTTTTAATGCTTTCTGTGATTTTAGATAATATGAAATTTGTATTATCTGATCTTTATGTTAATAAGGATGAAATGTTAAAAAACCTTAATAAGTTAAACGGTTTTATATTGGCTGAGAGAGTAATGTTTGCTTTATCCGAATATTATGGTAAACAACATGCACATGAAATCATATATGAACTTTCAATGCACGGTATAGAAACAAATCAAACCTTTAAAGATGTTCTTATGAAAAATCATCTTGTCGCAGATTATTTAAATGAACAACAGATTGATGAGTTATTAGATCCAACTACTTATGTTGGATATGCTCCAAAACTTGTTGATGAATTTATTGAAAAAATACAAAAGGCAAATATTTGGAAATAAAGGAGGATTAAATGACATATAGTGAAAAATATGCTGATTTTCTTTTATCACTTAAATTAGAGAATATACCTGAATCTGTTATAAATAAAGCCAAGGAGTTAATGATTGATACTATCGGAACTGCATTAGCTGGTTCTCAACAGGAAACCGTTAAATATTTTCTAGATGGAATAAGTTCTCTTGTATTAGCGAGCGGAGACTATCAAGTTTGGGGGAGAACTGATAAACTCTCTCCAGAATATGCGGCAATGATTAATGGGATATCTTCTCATATATTAGATTTTGATGATACACATACGGAAGCTATTTTACATGGAAGCGCTATCTTTACGCCATTATGCTTAACATACGGTTTTAGCCAATGTAAAGATGGAAAAAAAATTATCAAAGCATTTATTGCTGCCTGGGAAATCGCAGCAAGAGTAGGGAAAACTAGCAACGGGTCATTTCATGAGAGAGGATTTCATTCTACAGCTATTTCAGGGATTTTTGGTGCTGTAGCCGCTATGGCTATAATTCTAGATTTAAATCAAAGTCAAATTATTAATGCTTTTGGAATTGCAGGGAGCTTTGCTAGTGGTATAAATGAATTTTTGTCTAATGGTTCAAATTCAAAAGTACTACATATTGCGAATACGATACAAAATAGTATATTAATTGCTCATCTTTCGAAAGCAGGAATTACCGGTCCCAAAACTGTATTTGAGGGTAGAGACAATATATTTAAATGTTTTGGTATACAAAATAACTCAAGCTTAGATAAGCTAGATGAAGGATTAGGAACAAACTGGGAAATCTCCAATGTATCAATAAAACCTTATCCTTGCTGTCATTTTGCTCATGGCTTAATCGATTGTATGAAAGCTATAAGAGAAAATGGTATTATTGAACGTGATATTGCTAAGATTACATGCTTCGTAGATCCTATTCCAATAAGCTTTATTTGTTCTCCTCTTGAACAAAAACAATGTCCACAAACAGAGTATGAGGCAAAATTCTCAATGCCTTTTTTATTATCATTAATGTTCTTTGATGGAAAAATAACGCTTGATTCTTATAAGGATTTGAACAGACCAGAGGTACTTGCGCTTGCAAAAAAAATTTCATATCAAGAAAGAACGTCTTGTGGTTTTCCAAAATATTTCCCTGGACACTTAGAAGTAACGCTAGTAAATGGAGAAATTATCAGAAAAGATATATTTATAAATAAAGGTAATAGTGAGAATCCGTTATCTAAAGAGGAGTTAGAATATAAGTTTCTTCATAATGTAGAAAATATAGTCAAATCTCCTTTGCACGTTTTTAATTATATTTATTCTTTAGAAGAGCAAAGTTCAATGATAGATTTTCATATGAATAACTCATAGTTTTAAGATTGAAATTGCAAATAAAGAGCAAAGTGATCAACTAATTTCGTATCCCCGAATAAGTTTTTTAACATCGTAATTTAAATTACTTTGTTTACTATGCCTAAAATCACCGTCGGTTATTAACGCCGGTGCCAATATGACAGGATTATGTTGTTGCACATAATCCTGTTTCAAATTGGTTTTTTAGCGGATGTCGATCCTGATATATTCGGTATCATACCTTTTAAATTTAAAGCCATTCTTACGCGATAAGAGGTAGCGCTGTAAAAAAACTATACAGTTTCAAAACTTGCTTTAGACAACATCAACCTGTAATTTACCAAGTGAATCCATACCCACAACTATTTTATCACCGCGAACAACTGCCCCCACACCCTCTGGCGTACCGGTAAAGATGACATCGCCCGGTTGTAATTCAAAGTAAGTTGATAAATACGCCACCATTTCTGGTACGGACCAAATTAAATCACTCAAATCGGTACGTTGTTTGTATTCACCGTTGACGGTCAACCAAAGGGAGCCAGAGTTGAAATGACCAACTTTGCTGGCGGGATAAATTGGTCCTATTGGCGCGGAATAATCGAATGCTTTACCAATTTCCCAAGGACGTCCCATTTCACGCATTTTTATTTGTAAATCACGACGGGTCATATCCAAACCTACTGCGTAGCCCCATACATAATCAAGGGCTTGTTCAACGGGAATATTGCTACCGGCTTTACCAATGACTGCCACTAGTTCCGCTTCGTAATGCAAATTCTTGGTTTTTGTCGGATAAGGGAAACCATAAGTTTCGCCACTTTTAACTGGAACAACGGAATCTGTTGGTTTACAGAAGAAAAACGGTGGCTCGCGATCGGGATCAAAACCCATTTCTCTTGCGTGAGCCGCGTAGTTACGCCCGACACAATAAACACGACGCACAGGAAATAACTGATCGCTATCAACAACGGGTACGCCGACTACTGCCGGCGGATTAATAACATATGACATTTACATCCTCCTAATCTTAAAAAAATTAACTTCTTTGTTCTCTTAAAAGCCCTAAATTGCTTAACAAATAACTAAATAAGACTACATTCTCTACTTTTGGTAGTAATTGTATAAAGGTTGCCATCACCGGCATTGTGACAACGAATTACTGGCACAAAGATAGTGTTCACCAACGTATTACGGTACCAAAAGCCCTTTGCGATAAAATGAGCGCTATAAATATAGCTTATAAAATAACAAAAAAACTATATTAACAGGCTGAAATTTAAAAATTTTTTGAAGTTTTAACCGCGCTTTTGAAGGTTTTTTGCGAGTAAAAAATGATTTTCCAAAATGGATATTAAGGGGAAAATTTATTATTTGAGGGGAAAAGTGCGGTGGTTTTTGAGTGTTACTTTTCTTTGCGTTGCCAAAAGAAAAGTAACCAAAAAAAGGCAACCCTGTTTCACCTTTTCCCTGCGCTTGATTACCATTTCTTTGACGGAAAATTTGAAACTCGCTTGCGTTGCAAGCTCAAACACGACAAATTTTCCTAGAAATGGTAAGTCGCTTCGGCGGTGAAAACGGGGGAAATGGAAAGAGCGGTGATTTTTTTGAGAGAAAATGAAAAGGCACGAGCCGATGCTCGCGCCAGCGGTTTGGTTAGAAAGATAAGCAATACTCACACCAGAGATTGATTGGAAATATGAGAAATACTCGTGCAAACAATCACCTTATCTATTTTATTGGTGGGCGTACAACTTTCTGCAAACTTCCTCAATCTGCGGTTAAATAAATATCAAATCGGTGGTTTTTGGTTTCGCGGCTGAAGTGCGGTGCGTTTTGTGCGAGAAATTCAGCGTAATCAGGGCGTTTGACGACAACGCGTTTGCGGGCGAGTTGTAGGGCGGAGGGGAGTAATTCCGCCGCGTCTAAATCGGCGCCGACCAAGTGTTGAAATACGCGCATTTCTTTTTTGACTAATGCGCTTTTTTGTTTATGCGGATACATGGGATCGAGGTAAACCACGTCGGCGAAATCCACCTTAGGATCAAGGGCAGCGATATGGTGTTGTGGCAATAATTGCATATTTTGTTGCACCATGGCGCCAATTTCAGCATCCGCGTAAGCGCGCTGTAATCCATCTTGCAGCAGCAAATAGACCACCGGATGACGTTCGATTAATTTCACCCGACAGCCAATTGCCGCCAGCACAAAGGCATCACGCCCAAGTCCAGCGGTGGCATCAATCACGGTGGGCAAATAGTCTTTTTTAATGCCCACCGCTTTCGCAATTGCCTCGCCACGTCCGCCGCCAAATTGACGACGATGCGCCAGCGCGCCATGCACAAAATCCACAAAAATAGCACCGAGTTTCGGTTCGTCTAATTTGCGTAATTCCAAACGTACCTCGTCTGCCACTTGCGTTTGCACTAATGCCAACGGGCTGCTTTCATCATGCGTTAAGCCTTGCTGTTGGCAAAGTGCGGTGAAATTTTGTGCATTTTCGGTTTCGCAAATCAATTGAATGGCGACTTTTTGACGAGCCATACGCCGCACTCCATATGTTCAGTATAAGGAAATTGATCAAATAATGCCGCTTTGGCGATACGGTGTGTTTGGCTTAAATGCGCCAAATTTTCGCATAATGTCAATGGGTTACAAGAGATATACAAAATGCGCTCATACCCTTGTACCAATTTCACGGTGTCCAAATCCAAGCCGGCGCGCGGTGGATCGACAAAAATGGTATTGCATTCATATTCTTGCAAATTAATGTCGCGCAGACGGTTAAATTCGCGTACGCCATTCATTGCTTGGGTAAATTCTTCCGCTGACATTCGGATAATTTGCAAATTGCTCACTTGATTTGCGGCGATATTAAATTGCGCTGCCGCGACCGACGGTTTGGCGATTTCAGTTGCCAATACGCGACGGAAATTTTGCGCTAAAGCAATGGAAAAATTCCCGTTGCCGCAATAAAGTTCCAATAAATCGCCTTGGCTACCTTGGGTACATTCAATTGCCCATTGCAACATTTTACTGTTTACGTGCGCATTGGGTTGGGTAAAACTGTTTTCTACTTGGCGATAAATATATTGGCGTCCATTAACGGTCAAGATTTCATCGACAAAATCCTGATCCAAACAAATCTTTTGCTTACTTGCTCGCCCGATCAGTTGCACATTAAAGCCTTGTTGTTGCAATTGTTGTTTTAGCTTCAGCGCCTGTGTTTGCCATTCGTCGCTCAAGGTTTTGTGATACAACAAACTGACGATAATTTGGTTGCTTAGGGTGCTTAAATAGTCAATTTGGAATAATTTATGGGAAAGCACCCGATGTGGTTTTAGCAAAGGCGGCAAGGCTTGCATCATGCGGTTAATTAATTCACTGGCAATCGGAAATTGATCCACGCGATAACGCTGGCGGGTTTGTGGATCGAACATGATGTGATAAAAATCTTCTTGTTCGTGCCAAATGCGAAATTCGGCGCGCATACGGTAATGCTGCACAGGGGAGGGAAAAACCTGTAAAGGTGGCGCATCAAAGGGCGCTAAAAGTGCGGTCAGTTTTTGTTGTTTTTCCGCCAGAAGTTGGGAATAGTGTTCAGTCGGTAGCCTTTGCATAATCTTCTCTTGATAAGAGACAAAATGGTAGTAGAAAAAATAAAAGGCTTGAATTCTCAAGCCTTCCGTTTGCTTATTTGGGTGTTA
This sequence is a window from [Pasteurella] mairii. Protein-coding genes within it:
- the purB_2 gene encoding adenylosuccinate lyase, which encodes MISVFDMKLLEDSWSTAEMRAVFSESNRIQKWLDVEVALAKAQASLKIIPQEAAEEIAKKAFFENMDMDFIFKEYKKTKHPLVPTIRGLEKACEFGYGEFVHFGVTTQDIIDTGLVLQLKEGMTIIKRDLKEIAGYLLKLSEHHKNTPMMGRTLALQALPITFGHKTAIWLDEIIRHYDRILECEKRLYVGSIVGAVGTKASLTEKANDVEKLTLDNLALETPDISWQPARDRFIELGYVLSNINATFNKIAHQILLLSHNEINEVLEPFMSGQVGSSTMPHKRNPAVSENAVTVSNTLKANFAILSDIERHEHERDGQVWKMEWKLLPEIFLMLSVILDNMKFVLSDLYVNKDEMLKNLNKLNGFILAERVMFALSEYYGKQHAHEIIYELSMHGIETNQTFKDVLMKNHLVADYLNEQQIDELLDPTTYVGYAPKLVDEFIEKIQKANIWK
- the hpaG2_1 gene encoding 4-hydroxyphenylacetate degradation bifunctional isomerase/decarboxylase, encoding MSYVINPPAVVGVPVVDSDQLFPVRRVYCVGRNYAAHAREMGFDPDREPPFFFCKPTDSVVPVKSGETYGFPYPTKTKNLHYEAELVAVIGKAGSNIPVEQALDYVWGYAVGLDMTRRDLQIKMREMGRPWEIGKAFDYSAPIGPIYPASKVGHFNSGSLWLTVNGEYKQRTDLSDLIWSVPEMVAYLSTYFELQPGDVIFTGTPEGVGAVVRGDKIVVGMDSLGKLQVDVV
- the trmA gene encoding tRNA (uracil-5-)-methyltransferase; this translates as MQRLPTEHYSQLLAEKQQKLTALLAPFDAPPLQVFPSPVQHYRMRAEFRIWHEQEDFYHIMFDPQTRQRYRVDQFPIASELINRMMQALPPLLKPHRVLSHKLFQIDYLSTLSNQIIVSLLYHKTLSDEWQTQALKLKQQLQQQGFNVQLIGRASKQKICLDQDFVDEILTVNGRQYIYRQVENSFTQPNAHVNSKMLQWAIECTQGSQGDLLELYCGNGNFSIALAQNFRRVLATEIAKPSVAAAQFNIAANQVSNLQIIRMSAEEFTQAMNGVREFNRLRDINLQEYECNTIFVDPPRAGLDLDTVKLVQGYERILYISCNPLTLCENLAHLSQTHRIAKAALFDQFPYTEHMECGVWLVKKSPFN
- the smtA gene encoding metallothionein SmtA, which encodes MARQKVAIQLICETENAQNFTALCQQQGLTHDESSPLALVQTQVADEVRLELRKLDEPKLGAIFVDFVHGALAHRRQFGGGRGEAIAKAVGIKKDYLPTVIDATAGLGRDAFVLAAIGCRVKLIERHPVVYLLLQDGLQRAYADAEIGAMVQQNMQLLPQHHIAALDPKVDFADVVYLDPMYPHKQKSALVKKEMRVFQHLVGADLDAAELLPSALQLARKRVVVKRPDYAEFLAQNAPHFSRETKNHRFDIYLTAD
- a CDS encoding MmgE/PrpD family, which encodes MTYSEKYADFLLSLKLENIPESVINKAKELMIDTIGTALAGSQQETVKYFLDGISSLVLASGDYQVWGRTDKLSPEYAAMINGISSHILDFDDTHTEAILHGSAIFTPLCLTYGFSQCKDGKKIIKAFIAAWEIAARVGKTSNGSFHERGFHSTAISGIFGAVAAMAIILDLNQSQIINAFGIAGSFASGINEFLSNGSNSKVLHIANTIQNSILIAHLSKAGITGPKTVFEGRDNIFKCFGIQNNSSLDKLDEGLGTNWEISNVSIKPYPCCHFAHGLIDCMKAIRENGIIERDIAKITCFVDPIPISFICSPLEQKQCPQTEYEAKFSMPFLLSLMFFDGKITLDSYKDLNRPEVLALAKKISYQERTSCGFPKYFPGHLEVTLVNGEIIRKDIFINKGNSENPLSKEELEYKFLHNVENIVKSPLHVFNYIYSLEEQSSMIDFHMNNS